In Spirosoma aureum, a single genomic region encodes these proteins:
- a CDS encoding L-fucose/L-arabinose isomerase family protein, with the protein MENHILNSVAPVHEAGIVKRKKTRPRIGVFGVGYFKYWSQFDGLLDDLLKKQAVFIEKIESMNSVEIIDFGLVDDVTKAYELVPKLNAANLDLIFCDMLTYATSSTFGVIIKSIETPIVLVALQPDKAMDYSHASTYLQLYNDDICALPEFAGVAVRMGKKVPQMIIGTLYDDPAVDRELEEYCRIAAVLHDLKTAKIGHIGHPIEAMLDMHSDSTMLTAHFGAHIVQCEAHEIVTQYHQATDAEIDAVKERILAFFDTPDPVSDPISEKLRDSDLHIAAQAAVALEKFIKAKKLDGLAYYYDGPEGSDTRVVMSNLIVGNSLLQGAGFPMCGESDLKTCIAMLIMERLGIGGSFAEFHPVDFKEDFVLVGHDGPHNIAIAEGQPVLRSLKKYHGKPGFGAGVEFKIKEGPITMLSINSTYEGKMKFIIAEGESIAGPIPPTGNTNTRGFFKPDVRTFLKRWIKEGPTHHFALGVGHHAETIQKIADYLKVESVIIDG; encoded by the coding sequence ATGGAGAATCACATACTGAACAGTGTTGCGCCAGTTCATGAAGCCGGTATCGTAAAACGAAAAAAGACACGTCCCCGAATTGGTGTGTTTGGGGTAGGTTATTTTAAGTATTGGAGCCAGTTTGACGGATTATTAGACGATCTGTTGAAAAAACAGGCTGTTTTTATTGAGAAAATAGAATCAATGAACTCGGTCGAAATCATCGATTTTGGACTGGTCGACGACGTAACGAAAGCCTATGAGCTTGTTCCAAAACTCAATGCGGCAAATCTGGATCTGATTTTCTGTGATATGCTTACCTATGCCACGTCGAGCACGTTTGGCGTAATCATCAAAAGCATCGAAACACCGATTGTACTGGTTGCCCTTCAGCCCGATAAAGCGATGGATTACAGCCATGCTTCTACGTATCTGCAATTGTATAACGATGATATCTGTGCCTTGCCTGAGTTTGCCGGGGTAGCCGTTCGGATGGGTAAAAAAGTGCCGCAGATGATAATTGGGACTTTGTATGACGACCCCGCCGTTGATCGTGAACTCGAGGAATATTGCCGAATCGCGGCAGTTCTACATGATTTGAAAACGGCCAAAATCGGGCATATCGGTCATCCAATTGAAGCCATGCTCGATATGCACTCTGATTCAACTATGCTGACGGCTCATTTTGGCGCACACATTGTTCAGTGCGAGGCTCATGAAATTGTTACGCAGTACCATCAGGCCACCGACGCAGAAATAGATGCGGTGAAAGAGCGAATTCTGGCTTTTTTTGATACGCCTGATCCTGTCTCTGACCCAATTTCCGAAAAGCTAAGGGATTCTGATCTACACATAGCTGCGCAGGCGGCTGTAGCATTGGAAAAATTCATTAAAGCTAAAAAGCTCGATGGGTTAGCCTATTACTACGATGGGCCGGAAGGTAGCGATACACGGGTCGTTATGTCGAATCTGATCGTCGGCAATTCACTACTCCAGGGTGCTGGCTTTCCCATGTGTGGCGAATCGGATTTGAAAACCTGTATAGCGATGCTTATCATGGAGCGGCTGGGCATTGGGGGCAGCTTCGCCGAATTTCATCCCGTCGATTTCAAGGAAGATTTTGTATTGGTTGGTCATGATGGCCCCCACAATATTGCCATTGCCGAAGGCCAGCCTGTGTTGCGGAGCCTGAAAAAATACCACGGTAAGCCAGGTTTCGGCGCCGGTGTCGAATTCAAGATCAAAGAAGGACCCATTACGATGCTGAGCATCAACTCAACCTATGAGGGCAAAATGAAATTCATCATTGCTGAAGGCGAATCCATCGCGGGTCCAATACCACCGACCGGTAATACCAACACGCGGGGTTTTTTCAAACCGGATGTCCGCACGTTCCTCAAACGATGGATCAAAGAAGGCCCAACGCACCATTTTGCCCTGGGTGTCGGCCACCATGCCGAAACGATTCAAAAGATTGCCGATTACCTGAAAGTCGAATCCGTCATCATTGACGGATAA